CGCCAGGAAGTAACCGGGCTGCAACAGGAAACAAATGCCCGCCTGAATTCCCTTCACCAGGAGCTCCACTCCACCACCCGGTGGATCGTGGGCACGATCATCGCCGCCACCGGGGTGGTCCTGGCCCTGGCGCAACTTCTCAAGTGGTGAACTCCACCAGCCCAACCTCTCTACACCTTTAATCTACATCTTTAACCCCCGCTTAACCTAACTCTCCAACCCTCTTAACCGCTTCCTGCTAACCTACTGCTTGAAGAAAGAGTGCGGCCCTAGAAAAACGAGCCGAGGGGCCTCGTGCGGGGCACTACGCTCCGTGGCGCTGCCGAGGAACTGTTCTGGCGCCGTACGGCACCGGTCTTGGCCGCACCGACCGGAGCCGACGCTAGGCCCGGTGACCCTGGCAGGGAGGTGAGGTTTCCGAGGAGCAGGGGTGAGCGACCCAAGCGACCCGAGGAAGAGCTTCAGAGGATAGTCAGAAGGTCCCTTTAATGCTCAAGCCGCGAGATCTGACCGTACACCCAAGGAAGGAGGATTGGGCGAATGAGGAAAGGCTTACTGTTAGTTGCCCTCGGGGCCCTGCTGGTCGGCCTCCTAGGTTGCCAAACTGGCGCTCAGGAGGCCAGCCCTCCCGGTGCGGCAGAAGCGCCGCTGGAGGGGGAACTTAAGCTCAGCGGCTCTACCTCGGTGCAGCCGTTGGCCGAGGAGCTGGCCCAGGCCTTCACGGCCAAGCATCCGGAAGTGAGGGTGAGCGTGGCTGGCGGCGGAAGCGGCGTCGGAGTCAAGGATGCGGCCGAGGGCCGGGTGCATATCGGCAACGTTTCCCGGGCCCAGAAGGACGGCGATCCGACCGGCCTGGTCTGGACTACCATTGCCAGGGACGCGGTCACGGTGGTCGTCAACCCCCAGAACCCGATCGGCGCTCTGAGCAAGGAGCAGGTGAAGGACATCTTCACCGGCCGGGTCACCAACTGGAAGGAAGTAGGCGGTCCGGAGGCGCCTATTGTGGTCCATTCCCGCACCGTGCCTTCCGGGACCTACGACTTCTTCGTGGAAGTCTTCCTGGACGGAGGAGAGGTTATCGCTACCGCCAGGCAGCACGCCTCCAACGGCCTGGTGCGCCAGGCGGTGGCCTCGGACAAGCACGCCGTCGGGTTTCTCTCCCTGGGCTATCTGGACGCCACCGTTAAGGCTCCGGTCATAGACGGCGTAGAGCCGAATATGGAAAACGCCCGCGCCGGCCGATACAAGTACGTGCGGCCCTTCAACATGGTCACCAAAGGGGAGCCCGCCGGCCTGGCCAAGGCCTTCCTGGACTTCGTTCTCTCCCCGGAAGGTCAGGCCATCGTGGCCAAGGAGTACATTCCGGTGCAGTAAGGCCAGGAGTAGGCGGGATCTCGCCCCACCCGGCGTCGATCCAACCGGATTTAACCGGTTTTTAACCCGGACCCAGCCCAGATTTTACCCGGTTCTGCTAGGTTCAAATCGGAGGGGGTCAAGAGATGGCGGGTATGCATTTGACCGTACTGGTAGCGGAAGATGATCCTCACGTCCTGGAGCTGGTGAAGTACCACTTGGAACGGGAACACTACCGGGTACTTACCGCTGCCGACGGTCATTCCGCCTGGCGGCTCGCCATCGAGGCCCTGCCGGATCTCGTGGTGCTGGACCTGATGCTTCCGGGTCTGGACGGTTACGACGTGTGCCGGCGCCTGCGCCGAGACCCGCGCACCGCCTCGGTTCCCATAATCATGCTGACCGCCCGGGCCTCGGAAACCGACAAGGTACTGGGCCTGGAGCTGGGCGCAGACGACTACGTCACCAAGCCCTTCAGCCCCCGGGAACTGGTGGCCCGCATCCGCGCCCGCCTCCGCCCCCTTGCTACCGAATCGCTGCCCGACGAGGAGCTGCGCTACGGCGATCTGGTGATCAATCCGGCCCGCTTCCAGGTCACAGTCCGGGGGGAGGAGGTCCGGCTGACCGCCAAGGAGTTCTTCCTGCTCCACCATCTGGCGTCCCACCCCAACCTGGTGTTCACCCGGCAGCAGCTCCTGCGGGCGGTGTGGGGCTGGGAGCACCCCGGCCAGACCCGCACCGTGGACGTGCACGTCCGCTACCTGCGCCAGAAGCTGGAGCCCGATCCGGAGCGCCCCCGCTACATCGAAACCGTCCGCGGGGTAGGTTACCGCTTCAACGGCCGCCCCTCACCGCCGGTAGAATCCAAGCCCAAGAAGGAGGGTGATAGGCTCGAGGCGAAGGCGACCTGTTCCTTCTAAAGGCGGGAAAGTGTAGAGCATGCGGGCAGATAGTCACGCAAACGGCCACTTCCGGCCGTGGCAAAGAACCTTTCTAACCACAAGGGAGGTCAAGGAGCACATGCGCAAGGGATTGGTGGTGCTGCTTCTTCTGGCGCTTGTGTGCTGCCTGGTGGGCCCGGCGGCAGCGGCCCGGGCGGCCGACATATCCGTCCGGGTAGACGGAAAAGAGCTGGTCCTGGACAGTCCGCCGGTCCTGGACCAGGGCCGGGTCCTGGTGCCCATGCGGGCGGTCTTTGAGGCTTTAGGAGCCACGGTCAAGTGGGAGGCGGCTACCCAAACCGTAAGCGGCCAAAAGGGAAACACTTCCGTAATCCTGAAGGTGGGCCAGAAACAGGCCACGGTTTCCGGTAAGAGCGTGGCTTTGGACGCTCCCGCCCGCCTGGTGTCCGGCCGGGTGCTGGTGCCCTTACGGTTTGTAGCTGAGGCCCTGGGGGCTTCGGTGAGCTGGGACGCCGCCGTCCGGCGGGTGAACATCACCTCCCAGGCCACCGCCACCGGCTCGACCGCTGCCGCTCCGCTGGCAGGCGAGCTGAAACTAAGCGGCTCCACCTCGGTACAGCCGTTGGCCGAGGAGCTGGCCCAGGCCTTCATGGCCAAACACCCGCAGGTCAGGATCAGCATCGCCGGCGGCGGTTCGGGGGTAGGGGTTAAGGACGCGGCCGAGGGCCGGGTGCACATCGGCAACGTCTCCCGGGCCCAGAAGGACGGCGACCCGGCCGGGCTGGTGTGGACTACCATCGCCAAGGACGGCGTGGCGGTGATCGTACACCCCTCCAACCCGGTCAGCGCCCTCACCAAAGAGCAGGTTAAGAAGATCTTCACCGGCCAGATTACCAACTGGAAGGATGCGGGCGGGGGCAACGCGCCCATAGTAGTGCACTCCCGCACGGTGCCGTCCGGAACCTACGACTTCTTTGTCGAAGCCTTCCTGGACAAGGAAGAGGTCGTAAAGACAGCCAAACAGCACGCCTCCAACGGCCTGGTGCGCCAGGCGGTGGCCTCGGACAAGAACGCCGTGGGGTTCATCTCCCTGGGCTACCTGGACGCCAGCGTGAAGGCGCCCAAGATGGACGGGGTAGAGCCCACTCTGGACAACGCCCGCAGCGGCAAGTACAAGTACGTGCGGCCGTTCAACCTGGTTACCAAGGGCCAGCCTAGCGGCCTGGCCAAGGCCTTCCTCGATTTCGTGCTCTCTACCGAGGGCCAAGAGATCGTGGCCAGGGAGTACATCCCGGTGAAGTACGGCCTGTAAAGGGCCCGGCTCGGCAAGCGAGACGGCGTCCCACCCTGCCCGCTCCGACACCGGGGCGGGCAGGGTCCCCTACCCTCCAGGCGCCGGGCCCGGCCCCGAAGGGGCGCGAATTGCGCCGGCGCGGGTCCGGCGGTCCAAAGCCCGGGCATCCGCCTTCACCGGCGCCGGCGCCCAGTTCGGTGCCCGGCGAGACTTTAGGCGCTCGGTGGAAGCCGGACGGCCGGAAAGGAGAAGCAGGGGTCCTTTAGCTGCCCTACCCCGGCAAATGGGATCCGATAAGGAGGAAAAACTAGGTGAGCGTTCTCCCCCCTACCCCGCGGAAACCCGCCTTATATCGTCCCTATCTTGACCCGGTCCGAGGACGTTATTTCCAGGAACAGGCGGTGCAAAAGGCGCTCCTATTGGTTACCGCCGCCAGCGCCGGGGTTATCCTGCTGATCCTGTTCTTTCTGTTCCTCAAAGCCTGGCCCATCTGGCGCATCAACGGCTTAGGCTTTATCACCGGGACCGACTGGGACCAGCAGTTCGCCCGGGCCTGGTCGGCACCGGGGGAAAGCCCGGTCTGGGAGTTCGGAGCCTTGCCTCTGGTCGCCGGGACTCTTTATACCACCGCCGGGGCCCTGGTGCTGTGTCTTCCCTTCGGTTTGGGGTGTGCGGTATTCCTGGCGGAGCTATGCCCCCCTCGCCTCAAGGCCGGCCTGGAGTCGGTGGTGAGGCTTCTGGCCGCCGTGCCTTCGGTGATTTACGGCCTGGTCGGCCTGATCGTGGTGGTCCCCCTGATCCGCCAGGCCCTCATAAGCGACGAGCTGGCCCTTGAGATGATCCGGATCTGCGCCCTGGACGGCACCGGGCTTCTTCCCGGGATACTCGTCTTGAGCATGATGATCGGGCCCATCTTCATTGCCCTGGCCACCGACGCCTTACGTGCGGTTCCCTACCGCTACAAGGAGGCGGCCCTGGCGCTGGGCCTCTCCCACTGGCGGGCCATTGTGCTGGTGATGCTGCCCGCGGCCCGCAAGGGCCTACTGGCCGGCGCCGTCCTGGCCGCAGCCAAGGCCCTGGGAGAGGCGGTGGCCATGTCCATGGTGACCGGCAGCGTGGCGCATTTGCCCAGCCCGGGGCACGGCCTGGTTTTCTTTCTGGAACCGGTACGCACCCTGGCCTCCAACTTGGTGGATCACGCCGAGGCCATGACCGTGCCCAGCTGCGAGGCGGCCCTGTTTGCCTGCGCCACGATCCTGCTGGTGTCCTGCACCCTGCTCAGCCTCTTCGCCCGCCTGGTGGTAGGAATGAGCGCCGAAGGAGGCGGCAGAGGTGTCTAAACGAGACCTAATGGGAACTGCTCTTGCCTGGGTTTCGGGCCTCGGGGGACTGGGGATCTGCGGGTTGATCCTGGGTTTTCTGGTGGTTAAAGGAGGGCCGGCGTTGAGCTGGGACTTTGTCTCCCAGGATCCCCGGCCCAGCCTGCAGGAGGCGCTGAGCGGCGGCATCCTGACCCCCATCATCGGCACCGCCCTGCTCACCCTCCTGGGCGTCGCCCTGGCCTTTCCCTGGTCTTTTGG
The DNA window shown above is from Clostridia bacterium and carries:
- the pstC gene encoding phosphate ABC transporter permease subunit PstC, producing the protein MSVLPPTPRKPALYRPYLDPVRGRYFQEQAVQKALLLVTAASAGVILLILFFLFLKAWPIWRINGLGFITGTDWDQQFARAWSAPGESPVWEFGALPLVAGTLYTTAGALVLCLPFGLGCAVFLAELCPPRLKAGLESVVRLLAAVPSVIYGLVGLIVVVPLIRQALISDELALEMIRICALDGTGLLPGILVLSMMIGPIFIALATDALRAVPYRYKEAALALGLSHWRAIVLVMLPAARKGLLAGAVLAAAKALGEAVAMSMVTGSVAHLPSPGHGLVFFLEPVRTLASNLVDHAEAMTVPSCEAALFACATILLVSCTLLSLFARLVVGMSAEGGGRGV
- a CDS encoding phosphate ABC transporter substrate-binding protein, producing the protein MRKGLLLVALGALLVGLLGCQTGAQEASPPGAAEAPLEGELKLSGSTSVQPLAEELAQAFTAKHPEVRVSVAGGGSGVGVKDAAEGRVHIGNVSRAQKDGDPTGLVWTTIARDAVTVVVNPQNPIGALSKEQVKDIFTGRVTNWKEVGGPEAPIVVHSRTVPSGTYDFFVEVFLDGGEVIATARQHASNGLVRQAVASDKHAVGFLSLGYLDATVKAPVIDGVEPNMENARAGRYKYVRPFNMVTKGEPAGLAKAFLDFVLSPEGQAIVAKEYIPVQ
- a CDS encoding phosphate ABC transporter substrate-binding protein PstS family protein, producing the protein MRKGLVVLLLLALVCCLVGPAAAARAADISVRVDGKELVLDSPPVLDQGRVLVPMRAVFEALGATVKWEAATQTVSGQKGNTSVILKVGQKQATVSGKSVALDAPARLVSGRVLVPLRFVAEALGASVSWDAAVRRVNITSQATATGSTAAAPLAGELKLSGSTSVQPLAEELAQAFMAKHPQVRISIAGGGSGVGVKDAAEGRVHIGNVSRAQKDGDPAGLVWTTIAKDGVAVIVHPSNPVSALTKEQVKKIFTGQITNWKDAGGGNAPIVVHSRTVPSGTYDFFVEAFLDKEEVVKTAKQHASNGLVRQAVASDKNAVGFISLGYLDASVKAPKMDGVEPTLDNARSGKYKYVRPFNLVTKGQPSGLAKAFLDFVLSTEGQEIVAREYIPVKYGL